One region of Haloprofundus salilacus genomic DNA includes:
- a CDS encoding sugar phosphate nucleotidyltransferase: MKAVVLAGGYATRLWPITKHRPKMFLPVGKSTVIDTIFADLEADDRISEVFVSTNEYFADEFESYLADSEFEKPTLSIEETRAEDEKFGVVGALAELVDREGVEEDLVVIAGDNLISFDVAEFVDFFEEKESPILAAYDVGSRERAKSYGLVRLDGDQVVEFQEKPKDPKSTLVSIACYAFTAETLPKLDEYLASDNNPDEPGWFLQWLQSRDSVYAFSFDDAWYDIGTAESYLEAVAWKLDGQNFVHDDATVENSELGDNVQVMADAEVRNSTLERCVVFSDATVENSTLRETIADQQTHIEGLQLTDTLIGEHSKLVGDE, translated from the coding sequence ACCGTCCGAAGATGTTCCTTCCGGTGGGGAAGTCGACGGTCATCGACACGATATTCGCCGACCTCGAAGCCGACGATCGAATCTCGGAGGTGTTCGTGAGCACCAACGAGTACTTCGCCGACGAGTTCGAGAGCTACCTCGCCGACTCCGAGTTCGAGAAACCGACGCTGTCGATCGAGGAGACGAGAGCCGAAGACGAGAAGTTCGGCGTCGTCGGCGCACTCGCCGAGTTGGTCGACCGCGAGGGCGTCGAGGAGGACCTCGTCGTCATCGCCGGGGACAACCTCATCAGCTTCGACGTCGCGGAGTTCGTCGACTTCTTCGAGGAGAAGGAGTCGCCGATTCTGGCCGCCTACGACGTCGGGTCGCGCGAACGGGCGAAGTCGTACGGTCTCGTTCGACTCGATGGCGACCAAGTCGTCGAGTTTCAGGAGAAGCCGAAGGACCCCAAGAGTACGCTCGTCTCTATCGCCTGCTACGCGTTCACCGCCGAGACGCTGCCGAAACTCGACGAGTATCTCGCTTCCGACAACAATCCGGACGAACCCGGTTGGTTCCTCCAGTGGTTGCAGTCCCGTGACTCCGTCTACGCGTTCAGCTTCGACGACGCGTGGTACGACATCGGGACGGCCGAAAGCTACCTCGAAGCGGTCGCGTGGAAACTCGACGGGCAGAACTTCGTCCACGACGACGCGACGGTCGAAAACAGTGAACTCGGCGACAACGTGCAGGTGATGGCCGACGCCGAGGTTCGAAACTCGACGCTCGAACGCTGCGTCGTCTTCTCGGACGCGACTGTCGAAAATTCGACGCTTCGAGAGACCATCGCCGACCAGCAGACGCACATCGAGGGGTTGCAGTTGACGGACACGCTGATCGGCGAACATTCGAAACTCGTCGGTGACGAGTAG
- a CDS encoding diphthine--ammonia ligase, whose translation MTDDWVSLFSGGKDSSWALYRALEEGLNVSRLLTVHPDGDSYMYHVPETRLARLAAESVGIELVEVEPESFDADDAVDSGEQGDAELEPMEAALRELQAELELAGVTAGAVESEFQTNRIQQMCDRLGIDLFAPLWQEDPRELADAMLDAGFEIRIIQVAAHGLDESWLGRTLDADALTELEELNDEYGVHILGEGGEFETLVTDGPHMSRPIELEYETKWEGTRGRIRVTDARLGER comes from the coding sequence ATGACCGACGACTGGGTGAGCCTCTTTTCGGGCGGTAAGGACTCCTCGTGGGCGCTCTACCGGGCACTCGAAGAAGGATTGAACGTGAGCAGACTGCTCACCGTCCACCCCGACGGTGACTCGTACATGTACCACGTCCCCGAGACGCGACTGGCGCGCCTCGCCGCCGAGAGCGTCGGTATCGAACTCGTCGAAGTCGAACCCGAATCCTTCGACGCCGACGACGCTGTCGACTCCGGCGAGCAGGGCGACGCCGAACTCGAACCGATGGAGGCGGCGCTCCGGGAGTTGCAGGCGGAACTCGAATTGGCGGGCGTCACTGCAGGAGCGGTAGAAAGCGAGTTCCAGACGAATCGGATTCAGCAGATGTGCGACCGACTCGGCATCGACCTGTTCGCACCGCTGTGGCAGGAAGACCCCCGAGAACTCGCCGATGCGATGCTCGACGCCGGCTTCGAGATTCGCATTATCCAAGTCGCGGCCCACGGACTCGACGAGTCGTGGCTCGGGCGAACGCTCGACGCCGACGCGCTCACGGAGTTAGAGGAACTCAACGACGAGTACGGCGTCCACATCCTCGGCGAGGGCGGCGAGTTCGAGACGCTGGTGACCGACGGGCCGCACATGTCCCGACCCATCGAGTTGGAATACGAGACAAAGTGGGAGGGGACGAGAGGGCGGATTCGGGTGACCGACGCTCGACTCGGGGAGCGCTGA
- a CDS encoding helix-turn-helix domain-containing protein, producing MDASDDSDSVPDCVSEASIPTRDILEVIRCAPQPVVNTGYLAERFGVPIWAMYARLESLTEAGVLEHMEVRNRGHLWWKSFETELDEL from the coding sequence ATGGACGCGAGCGACGACTCCGATTCGGTACCCGACTGCGTCTCCGAAGCGAGCATCCCGACGCGAGACATCCTCGAGGTGATTCGCTGCGCACCGCAACCGGTCGTCAACACGGGGTATCTCGCCGAGCGATTCGGGGTTCCGATTTGGGCGATGTACGCACGACTCGAATCGCTGACCGAAGCCGGCGTGCTCGAACATATGGAGGTTCGCAACCGAGGCCACCTCTGGTGGAAGTCGTTCGAAACCGAACTCGACGAGCTCTGA
- a CDS encoding cupin domain-containing protein yields the protein MNGSIVKAADAERNEFQGVNFDVLAVGEESMVTKMHFEKGNDVPPHSHESEQSGYVVSGRYRLRFGDRDEILETGDSYSIPGGVEHSYEVLESGTVIDVFSPPREEYR from the coding sequence ATGAACGGGTCGATAGTCAAAGCAGCAGATGCCGAGCGAAACGAGTTTCAGGGCGTCAACTTCGACGTGCTCGCGGTCGGCGAGGAGTCGATGGTGACGAAGATGCACTTCGAGAAGGGAAACGACGTGCCGCCTCACAGTCACGAGAGCGAGCAGAGCGGCTACGTCGTCTCGGGTCGCTACCGCCTTCGGTTCGGCGACCGCGACGAGATCCTCGAAACCGGCGACAGCTACTCGATACCGGGAGGGGTTGAGCACAGCTACGAAGTTCTCGAATCCGGCACCGTCATCGACGTGTTCTCCCCGCCGCGGGAGGAGTATCGGTGA
- a CDS encoding phosphoadenosine phosphosulfate reductase family protein produces MTEQFPDYLDVDYEAGTAQTAADYPSLGEKVEKAAELTARALDQYRNPAVMWTGGKDSTLVLYVVMEVAREHGHDVPPVVFIDHFEHFPEVTAFVEKWADEWGLELVVARNEAFARLGAEPGDEFAVSELGEATRRELARLEYDEETLVLDADTFVGNHLLKTIALNETLTQRGYDGIFSGVRWDEQESRADETFFSPRHDSEKYPPHDRIHTILQFDEADVWEAFWQFVVPDTVEGYPAGHVPESRDDLPGDLIAEDLPVSPKYFEGFRSLGTESGSAKSDERPAWMQDLDATTEREGRAQDKENIMGRLRDLGYM; encoded by the coding sequence ATGACCGAGCAGTTTCCCGACTACCTCGACGTGGACTACGAAGCCGGAACCGCCCAGACCGCCGCCGACTACCCCTCCCTCGGCGAGAAAGTCGAGAAGGCCGCCGAACTCACCGCGCGGGCGCTTGACCAGTACCGAAACCCGGCGGTGATGTGGACCGGCGGAAAGGACTCGACGCTCGTCCTCTACGTCGTGATGGAGGTCGCCCGCGAGCACGGCCACGACGTACCGCCGGTCGTCTTCATCGACCACTTCGAGCACTTCCCCGAGGTGACCGCGTTCGTCGAGAAGTGGGCCGACGAGTGGGGCCTCGAACTCGTCGTCGCGCGAAACGAGGCGTTCGCCCGCCTCGGCGCCGAACCCGGCGACGAGTTCGCCGTGAGCGAACTCGGCGAGGCGACGCGGCGGGAACTCGCTCGACTGGAGTACGACGAGGAGACGCTCGTCCTCGACGCCGACACGTTCGTCGGCAACCACCTTCTGAAAACCATCGCGCTGAACGAGACGCTCACCCAGCGGGGGTACGACGGCATCTTCTCGGGCGTCCGCTGGGACGAACAGGAGTCGCGCGCCGACGAGACGTTCTTCAGTCCGCGTCACGACTCCGAGAAGTACCCGCCGCACGACCGCATCCACACCATCCTCCAGTTCGACGAGGCCGACGTCTGGGAGGCGTTCTGGCAGTTCGTCGTCCCCGACACCGTCGAGGGCTACCCGGCCGGACACGTCCCCGAGTCGCGCGACGACCTCCCCGGCGATTTGATCGCCGAGGATCTCCCCGTCTCGCCGAAGTACTTCGAGGGGTTCCGCTCGCTCGGCACCGAGTCGGGGTCGGCGAAGTCCGACGAGCGCCCGGCGTGGATGCAGGATCTAGACGCGACGACCGAGCGAGAGGGCCGCGCGCAGGACAAAGAGAACATCATGGGTCGCCTGCGTGATTTGGGGTACATGTGA
- a CDS encoding phosphoadenosine phosphosulfate reductase family protein has protein sequence MPEGFPEYLDVDYSDGEGESAADYPSIQHKLEKAIEVTKTGLEQYENPAVMWTGGKDSTLTLYFVNEVAERFDLEKPPAVFIDHYQHFDELMEFVERWADEWDLEVIYARNDNVGEYVDENGLEPGDDIPVDGLNEQNQHHIRDILEYEEDDFPFLLDTYVGNHLLKTVALNNALEEYDIDGVISGIRWDEQEARADETFFSPRHDPEIYPPHDRIQPILQFDEADVWEAFWHFVVPETVEEYPDEGYVPQDYDDLPNGLTHEDIPVSPKYFEGFRSLGSEVSTTKADEEPAWLQDLDNTTERAGRAQDKEDLMERLRDLGYM, from the coding sequence ATGCCCGAAGGCTTCCCAGAGTACCTCGACGTAGACTACTCCGACGGCGAAGGTGAATCCGCGGCCGACTATCCGAGCATCCAGCACAAGCTAGAGAAAGCTATCGAGGTGACGAAGACCGGCCTCGAACAGTACGAGAACCCCGCGGTGATGTGGACCGGCGGGAAGGACTCGACGCTGACGCTGTACTTCGTCAACGAGGTTGCGGAGCGGTTCGACCTCGAAAAGCCGCCCGCGGTGTTCATCGACCACTACCAGCACTTCGACGAATTGATGGAGTTCGTCGAGCGCTGGGCCGACGAGTGGGACCTCGAGGTCATCTACGCGCGTAACGATAACGTCGGCGAGTACGTCGACGAGAACGGTCTCGAACCGGGCGATGACATCCCAGTCGACGGACTCAACGAGCAGAACCAGCACCACATCCGCGACATCTTGGAGTACGAGGAGGACGACTTCCCGTTCCTGCTCGACACGTACGTCGGCAACCACCTGCTGAAGACCGTCGCGCTCAACAACGCGCTCGAGGAGTACGACATCGACGGCGTCATCTCCGGCATCCGCTGGGACGAGCAGGAGGCGCGCGCCGACGAGACGTTCTTCAGTCCCCGTCACGACCCCGAGATCTACCCGCCGCACGACCGCATTCAGCCGATTCTCCAGTTCGACGAGGCCGACGTCTGGGAGGCGTTCTGGCACTTCGTCGTGCCGGAGACCGTCGAGGAGTACCCCGACGAAGGCTACGTCCCGCAGGACTACGACGACCTGCCGAACGGACTCACCCACGAGGACATCCCCGTCTCGCCGAAGTACTTCGAGGGGTTCCGCTCGCTCGGCAGCGAAGTGAGCACGACGAAAGCCGACGAGGAGCCCGCATGGCTGCAGGACCTCGACAACACGACCGAACGCGCGGGCCGCGCCCAGGACAAAGAGGACCTGATGGAGCGCCTGCGCGACCTCGGCTACATGTAA
- a CDS encoding DUF7110 family protein, with protein MSGRVYRLHSTLELPLEDVEDYFDGNPDLPTEIADIDITRRNNTLIIKAISDDESLSKYTPTAQLKASVTETRVYEEEPPRAGGPQWAQDEEEEIPSELVEFACFKGDRETVLQNTALQFPMFQVLCEIAKLAEKGTLTAITEEDGDLRATRIVEGDIRPASVEVVENPQQNNSGGNGINWRDNKFIN; from the coding sequence ATGTCAGGCCGCGTATATAGACTTCACTCGACGCTGGAACTGCCTCTCGAAGATGTCGAGGATTACTTCGACGGTAATCCCGACCTTCCGACAGAAATCGCCGATATCGACATCACCCGACGAAACAACACGCTCATCATCAAGGCGATCTCCGACGACGAGAGCCTGAGCAAGTACACGCCGACGGCGCAACTCAAAGCCAGCGTCACGGAGACGCGCGTATACGAGGAGGAGCCGCCGCGGGCCGGCGGCCCGCAGTGGGCGCAGGACGAAGAGGAGGAGATCCCCTCCGAACTCGTCGAGTTCGCCTGTTTCAAAGGCGACCGCGAGACGGTGTTGCAGAACACGGCGCTGCAGTTCCCGATGTTCCAGGTGTTGTGCGAGATAGCGAAACTCGCCGAAAAAGGGACGCTCACGGCGATTACGGAGGAAGACGGCGATCTCCGTGCGACCCGCATCGTCGAGGGTGACATCCGACCGGCGAGCGTCGAAGTCGTCGAGAACCCACAGCAGAACAACTCTGGCGGCAACGGCATCAACTGGCGCGACAACAAGTTCATCAACTGA
- a CDS encoding glutaredoxin family protein: protein MTFQPGSDLSADEVQQRVDETIEENDVVLFMKGNRLMPQCGYSMRAVELISQHREAFETVDVLPALDQYRAALSEHSGWETIPQTYVNGEFVGGSDILAELDERGELEATLGSS, encoded by the coding sequence ATGACCTTCCAACCGGGAAGCGACCTCAGCGCCGACGAGGTCCAACAGCGCGTCGACGAAACCATCGAGGAGAACGACGTCGTCCTGTTCATGAAGGGTAACCGGCTGATGCCGCAATGCGGCTACTCGATGCGAGCGGTCGAACTCATCAGCCAGCACCGAGAGGCGTTCGAGACGGTGGACGTGCTCCCCGCGCTCGACCAGTACCGCGCCGCACTGTCGGAGCACAGCGGATGGGAGACGATTCCCCAGACGTACGTCAACGGCGAGTTCGTCGGCGGCAGCGACATCCTCGCCGAACTCGACGAACGCGGCGAACTCGAGGCAACGCTCGGAAGTTCGTAA
- the gfcR gene encoding transcriptional regulator GfcR, producing the protein MKNVDDLISSAAELAERGLSKGEIADELNVSRETASWLVERSGATSAAPETTSDAPSGGTGPDDIHIDWSAVGRDSARLSYLAWAMADLLGTEGDDVDLTIGIEKAGAPLATVVARELDTDLGTFAPAKHQWEEGDIEDLGGSFSRNFAQIRDRSCYVVDDIITSGTTMRQTIEAVRDHGGKVEAAVVIVDKQGIEEIDGVPVHSLINVVSVGEE; encoded by the coding sequence ATGAAGAACGTCGATGACCTCATCTCCAGCGCAGCGGAGTTGGCCGAGCGCGGCCTCTCGAAGGGCGAAATCGCCGACGAACTGAACGTCTCCCGCGAGACGGCGAGTTGGCTCGTCGAGCGCAGCGGGGCGACGAGCGCCGCGCCCGAGACGACGAGCGACGCACCGTCCGGCGGCACCGGTCCCGACGACATCCACATCGACTGGAGCGCCGTCGGCCGCGACAGCGCCCGACTCAGTTACCTCGCGTGGGCGATGGCCGACCTGCTCGGCACGGAGGGCGACGACGTGGACCTCACCATCGGCATCGAGAAGGCGGGCGCACCGCTGGCGACGGTGGTCGCCCGGGAACTCGACACCGACCTCGGGACGTTCGCACCCGCGAAACACCAGTGGGAGGAGGGGGACATCGAGGATCTCGGCGGCAGTTTCTCGCGGAACTTCGCCCAGATCCGCGACCGCAGTTGCTACGTCGTCGACGACATCATCACGAGCGGCACGACGATGCGTCAGACTATCGAGGCGGTCCGCGACCACGGCGGGAAGGTGGAAGCGGCCGTCGTCATCGTCGACAAGCAAGGCATCGAGGAGATAGACGGCGTCCCCGTCCACTCGCTCATCAACGTCGTCAGCGTTGGCGAGGAGTGA
- a CDS encoding glucose 1-dehydrogenase: MKAIAVYEGDGRPSVVDVPKPDPPAGEALVRTLRVGVDGTDHEVLNGGHGGFPEGEEFLVLGHEAVGVVEDPNGTDLERGDVVVPTVRRPPNGMNEYFERGEPDMAPAGEYHERGIDGAHGFMAEYFTSPEEYLVPIPDELASVGFLVEPISISEKAIEHAYASRSAFEWNPESALVLGNGSLGLLTLAMLGLEYGYDADHLYCLGRRDRPDPTIDVIEELGATYVDSRETPVDEIPEVHEPMDFVYEATGYPKHVFETVHALAPNGVAALLGVPSDWEFEVDGGAFHSELVLHNKALVGSVNSHVKHFEAATESLASMPQWLLDSLVSGIYGLDEFERAFDDDDTTIKTAIQFSTYEERR, from the coding sequence ATGAAGGCGATAGCGGTGTACGAGGGAGACGGCCGACCGAGCGTCGTCGACGTGCCGAAACCGGACCCGCCGGCGGGTGAAGCGCTCGTGCGAACGCTTCGAGTCGGCGTCGACGGAACCGACCACGAGGTGTTGAACGGGGGCCACGGCGGCTTCCCCGAGGGCGAGGAGTTCCTGGTCCTCGGCCACGAGGCCGTCGGCGTCGTCGAAGACCCCAACGGGACCGACCTCGAACGCGGCGACGTCGTCGTGCCGACGGTTCGCCGCCCGCCGAACGGGATGAACGAGTACTTCGAGCGGGGCGAACCCGACATGGCGCCGGCGGGCGAGTACCACGAACGCGGTATCGACGGCGCGCACGGCTTCATGGCCGAGTACTTCACCAGCCCCGAGGAGTATCTCGTGCCGATCCCCGACGAGCTCGCTTCGGTCGGCTTCCTCGTCGAACCTATCTCTATCTCCGAGAAAGCCATCGAGCACGCCTACGCCTCCCGGTCGGCGTTCGAGTGGAACCCCGAGTCGGCGCTCGTCCTCGGCAACGGCAGTCTAGGGCTTTTGACCCTGGCGATGCTCGGTCTCGAATACGGCTACGACGCCGACCATCTCTACTGTCTCGGCCGCCGCGACAGACCCGACCCGACCATCGACGTTATCGAGGAACTCGGGGCGACGTACGTCGACTCCCGGGAGACGCCTGTTGACGAGATTCCCGAGGTTCACGAGCCGATGGATTTCGTCTACGAGGCGACCGGCTACCCGAAGCACGTCTTCGAGACGGTTCACGCGCTCGCGCCTAACGGCGTCGCGGCGCTTCTGGGCGTCCCGAGCGACTGGGAGTTCGAAGTCGACGGCGGGGCGTTCCACAGCGAACTCGTCCTCCACAACAAGGCGCTCGTCGGGAGCGTCAACTCCCACGTCAAACATTTCGAGGCGGCGACGGAGTCGCTGGCGTCGATGCCGCAGTGGCTGCTCGACTCGCTCGTCTCCGGAATCTACGGACTGGACGAGTTCGAGCGGGCATTCGACGACGACGACACCACTATAAAAACCGCCATCCAATTCAGTACGTATGAAGAACGTCGATGA
- a CDS encoding NRDE family protein — MCTLTLAWQVFPDAPVVVAANRDEAYGRPSQPPARIEDDPAVVAPRDAEAGGTWVGYNEHGLFIGITNRWTDADPAADRSRGLLVREALRHESAEEAARFVERELDERSYDGFNLVVADAMAAFCFEWDGRLHVSQFDPGVHVVVNVGFDDSFTIPSFRSEVGEQQAENARRVREALQPEPGESSAAWHDRAASVLADHEYGVCIHGDSFGTRSSSLIAIGEGGASYRFADGPPCETAYVRVESHI; from the coding sequence GTGTGCACACTCACCCTCGCGTGGCAGGTGTTCCCCGATGCCCCCGTCGTCGTCGCGGCCAACCGCGACGAGGCGTACGGACGGCCCTCCCAACCCCCGGCGCGCATCGAGGACGACCCGGCCGTCGTCGCTCCCCGCGACGCCGAAGCGGGCGGCACGTGGGTCGGCTACAACGAGCACGGCCTGTTCATCGGCATCACGAACCGCTGGACCGACGCCGACCCGGCCGCCGACCGGTCTCGCGGGCTGCTCGTCCGCGAGGCGCTCCGGCACGAAAGCGCCGAGGAGGCCGCCCGGTTCGTCGAACGCGAACTTGACGAGCGAAGCTACGATGGGTTCAACCTCGTCGTCGCCGACGCGATGGCGGCGTTTTGTTTCGAGTGGGACGGTCGCCTCCACGTCTCGCAGTTCGACCCCGGCGTCCACGTCGTCGTCAACGTCGGATTCGACGACTCCTTTACGATTCCCTCGTTCCGCTCGGAGGTCGGCGAACAGCAGGCCGAGAACGCCCGCCGCGTCCGCGAGGCACTCCAACCGGAACCTGGCGAATCTTCGGCGGCGTGGCACGACAGAGCGGCGTCCGTCCTCGCCGACCACGAGTACGGCGTCTGTATTCACGGGGACTCGTTCGGCACCCGCTCGTCGTCACTCATCGCCATCGGCGAGGGCGGCGCGAGCTATCGGTTCGCGGACGGCCCGCCCTGCGAGACGGCCTACGTACGGGTCGAAAGCCACATTTAA
- a CDS encoding helix-turn-helix transcriptional regulator yields the protein MVYEPEHAPDGGVRVSTTDLESDLTADERRGLELIRETRGIHQSDFWKELDIGSRKGSRIAERLAETGLIKRSETVYDGHNTYFLEPAARDLNFSLLMAGDMLSPYIGEEEIDPKSDAFSQWLMNLAYDEY from the coding sequence ATGGTGTATGAACCTGAGCACGCCCCAGACGGAGGTGTCCGCGTGAGCACCACGGACCTCGAATCCGACCTCACGGCGGACGAGCGCCGCGGACTTGAACTCATCCGCGAGACTCGGGGCATCCACCAGAGCGACTTCTGGAAGGAACTCGACATCGGCTCCCGGAAGGGAAGTCGCATCGCTGAGCGACTCGCCGAAACGGGTCTCATCAAGCGCTCGGAGACCGTCTACGATGGACACAACACCTACTTCCTCGAACCGGCGGCGCGCGACCTGAACTTCTCGCTGCTCATGGCCGGCGACATGCTCTCGCCGTATATCGGCGAGGAGGAGATAGACCCCAAGAGCGACGCGTTCTCGCAGTGGCTGATGAACCTCGCGTACGACGAGTACTGA
- a CDS encoding GNAT family N-acetyltransferase, producing the protein MHYDVRPTLPSVETYLSLREAAGMSSRSPEGAERGLPNTLFAATAFAVETGGTETAVGMGRVVGDGGTVYQIVDMAVHPDHQGEGLGTKIMEELVAFLDEDAPPNAYVNLVADVDGFYERFGFEETRPASKAMYLRTQ; encoded by the coding sequence ATGCACTACGACGTTCGACCGACGCTACCGTCGGTCGAGACGTATCTCTCGCTTCGCGAGGCCGCCGGCATGTCGTCACGGTCACCGGAAGGTGCCGAGCGCGGCCTGCCGAACACGCTATTCGCAGCGACCGCGTTCGCCGTGGAGACGGGCGGAACTGAGACGGCCGTCGGGATGGGGCGCGTCGTCGGAGACGGGGGCACCGTTTACCAGATAGTGGATATGGCCGTCCACCCCGACCATCAGGGTGAGGGCCTCGGAACGAAGATCATGGAGGAACTCGTCGCGTTCCTCGACGAGGACGCGCCGCCGAACGCGTACGTCAACCTCGTCGCCGACGTGGACGGCTTCTACGAGCGCTTCGGTTTCGAGGAGACCAGACCAGCGTCGAAGGCGATGTATCTCAGAACCCAGTAG
- the psmA gene encoding archaeal proteasome endopeptidase complex subunit alpha: MQGQAQQQAYDRGITIFSPDGRLYQVEYAREAVKRGTASIGVRTADGVVLAADKRSRSPLMEPSSVEKLHKADEHVGIASAGHVADARQLIDFARQRAQVNRLRYGEAIGIESLTKEVTDHIQQYTQVGGARPFGVALIVGGIEKGEPRLFETDPSGTPYEWKALSVGADRADIRDYLEEHYTEDTDLDGGIGLALSALAESNDEGLEPEGVGLATIDVETEQYTERSNEEIESYLSEHDLLASDDEEAE, encoded by the coding sequence ATGCAGGGACAAGCGCAACAGCAGGCGTACGACCGCGGCATCACCATCTTCTCGCCCGACGGCCGTCTGTACCAGGTCGAGTACGCGCGCGAGGCGGTGAAGCGAGGAACGGCAAGCATCGGCGTCCGAACGGCCGACGGCGTCGTGCTGGCGGCGGACAAGCGGAGTCGCTCGCCGCTGATGGAGCCGTCGAGCGTGGAGAAACTCCACAAGGCCGACGAGCACGTCGGCATCGCCTCGGCGGGCCACGTCGCCGACGCTCGGCAACTCATCGACTTCGCGCGCCAGCGCGCGCAGGTCAACCGCCTCCGCTACGGCGAGGCCATCGGCATCGAGTCGCTGACGAAGGAGGTCACCGACCACATCCAACAGTACACGCAGGTCGGCGGCGCGCGGCCGTTCGGCGTCGCGCTCATCGTCGGCGGCATCGAGAAGGGCGAACCCCGCCTCTTCGAGACGGACCCCTCGGGGACGCCGTACGAGTGGAAGGCGCTCTCGGTCGGCGCGGACCGCGCTGACATCCGCGACTACCTCGAAGAGCACTACACCGAGGACACCGACCTCGACGGCGGCATCGGTCTCGCGCTGTCGGCGTTGGCCGAGTCGAACGACGAGGGGCTCGAACCCGAAGGCGTCGGTCTCGCGACCATCGACGTCGAGACCGAGCAGTACACCGAGCGCTCGAACGAGGAGATCGAGTCGTACCTCTCCGAACACGACCTGCTGGCGAGCGACGACGAGGAAGCCGAGTAA
- a CDS encoding Rpp14/Pop5 family protein: MKHLPKHLRPRWRYLAVGIETWPDAEFDRGAFQRELWYAAQNLLGDAGSADADLTVYGFELGLGTGEAVVRVRRGHVDEARAALACVDAVDDDEIGVRVRGVSGTVRACEERYLRGAAARSEKRHVVFEGSERTAVARDDARCVRLPSGVLGATELDFE, encoded by the coding sequence ATGAAGCACCTGCCGAAACACCTCCGACCGCGGTGGCGCTATCTTGCGGTCGGCATCGAGACGTGGCCCGACGCCGAGTTCGACCGCGGCGCGTTCCAGCGCGAACTCTGGTACGCCGCCCAGAACCTGCTGGGAGACGCCGGGAGCGCCGACGCCGACCTCACGGTCTACGGCTTCGAACTCGGCCTCGGGACGGGCGAGGCAGTCGTCCGCGTCCGCCGAGGTCACGTCGACGAGGCGCGCGCCGCGCTCGCCTGCGTGGACGCCGTCGACGACGACGAAATCGGGGTGCGGGTCCGGGGCGTCTCTGGGACCGTGCGCGCCTGTGAAGAAAGGTATTTACGCGGCGCGGCCGCACGTTCCGAGAAGAGACACGTCGTGTTCGAAGGCTCCGAGCGGACGGCGGTCGCACGCGACGACGCACGCTGCGTCCGCCTCCCCTCGGGCGTTCTCGGCGCGACGGAACTCGATTTCGAGTGA
- a CDS encoding class I SAM-dependent methyltransferase, whose product MKKTVEEHAARFSKIAADYDESQDSDEYKACASLVVNHADPGPDDVVLDLGTGTGAIALALAPNAKRVVGRDISEGMMEQAKQKAEKQRIENVEFGRGSFREPDYDGEVDVVVSNFAMHHLSDDEKREAIEVISGLGPQKFVLGDVMFFGEPDPEEPFYSPEVDDPSTVGHLVDCLTDAGFALTAVERVHDQVGVLVAERFGVDSDADSESAA is encoded by the coding sequence ATGAAGAAGACGGTTGAGGAACACGCCGCCCGCTTCTCGAAAATCGCCGCCGACTACGACGAGAGTCAGGACTCCGACGAGTACAAAGCCTGCGCGTCGCTCGTCGTCAACCACGCCGACCCCGGTCCCGACGATGTGGTGCTCGATTTGGGCACCGGAACCGGGGCGATCGCGCTGGCGCTCGCGCCAAATGCCAAGCGCGTCGTCGGCCGCGACATCAGCGAGGGGATGATGGAGCAGGCGAAACAAAAAGCCGAGAAACAGAGAATAGAAAACGTCGAGTTCGGCCGCGGGTCGTTCCGCGAACCCGACTACGACGGCGAAGTCGACGTGGTGGTCTCGAACTTCGCGATGCACCACCTCTCCGACGACGAAAAACGCGAAGCCATCGAGGTCATCTCGGGTCTCGGACCCCAGAAGTTCGTGCTCGGCGACGTGATGTTCTTCGGCGAACCCGACCCCGAGGAGCCGTTCTACAGCCCCGAAGTCGACGATCCGTCGACGGTCGGCCACCTCGTCGACTGCCTCACCGACGCCGGGTTCGCGCTGACCGCGGTCGAACGCGTCCACGACCAGGTGGGCGTGCTCGTCGCCGAGCGGTTCGGCGTCGATAGCGACGCCGACAGCGAGTCGGCGGCCTGA